gtttaaagtttgtggtcaaattgagaatagattaatattgtttgtcttcattaatatttgtctaaagtgtagccttggcgaaatatgtgattatagaagaattatttaatagtctttgacaatagaaccacaataatgttcaaacttataatttcaattaattatagtcgaatttcgtttACTGAGCGAtcactagtaaaaataaatagttgagATTTTAAATATACCAGGCACACTCCGCTTTGTTTAAACCTGCTATATTCACATTCATTCCTACACTAGCggtatttcggtgagtcttccaacaactCGCTGTTTACAGGCGGActtcaacttgtcccctatacaagatggcgctccttacatctaccctccatagttaaAAACGAAGACATTCTCTCAGTTCGGTACAGAACAAAcatcattaaatttaaattaattaactaatttcGTAACGTAATTGCTGGGGAAGAGGCCGACCATGCCACGAAGTTCGCCTGCGGAAATGCAAAAGAAAAGAACCTCACATTTACAATACACGTTTTGTCGTTGttgcaattttaaaatgtttcgcTGGACGTGACGCGTTTATATTCGCAAAAAGTCGTCACGATTTAAATAAAGTCGTTACGATTTAATTAAAAGTCGTCACGATTTAAATAAAGTCGTCacgatttcattaaaaaattggctacgatttaaaaaaaatcgccacagtttaaaagaaaatcgttacgactttttaaaaaatcgtcacgatttatttttttaaacttgcaATTTGCATTTACCTTGCCACCACGCCGGGTCCTGGCTGCGGTCGGTGACGGCTATGATGTCGTCCTTCTCGAAGCTGAGCTCGTCCGCGTTTTGAGCCGTGTACGGATACAGCGCCACCACCTGCCAATTGATCGGATCAGGCTCAGTATCCTTCTTAggtatttcttcttaggtctacctcgtcttctatatccttccacattcatagttctcagattctctgtcacaggtcctctaacatattcattccgtattccaCATCCAtggcaacattcgcatctctgctgcatacAATCGACTTTCATCCGCTATTTTTGTGGTCTAACAAGCTGGTCTATACTAGAGCTAGACTATATTCGTTGACCCTACTGTGGTAACCAACAGACAAAGACAGCCCCTTCAAACATGTTCTGCTGCTAATGTTATTATTGTCAGTGCGTTACGTCATTTATAACGCGATCACTTGTTGAGTTatagagagggagagagaaggAGAGAGGAAGAGAAAGAGAGGAAGAGAAAGAGAggaagagagagaaagagagagagaggagagtgTACCTTGTCGATGACCGTCTCCGTGGGTAGAGCGTCCATCTTCGAGGAGAGCACGGGAGTGGTGCGGCCCGAGGTCCGCCCCGACGACTGCAGCACCTGACGTATGTATATAGAGATTATACACATCTGTCCCTCACGTTGAATCCACAACCCTCGAACCGATACTCGATGACACACTGCGCATCTATGACGCAACACAAACCCCTATCTTCCATGGGGGTAAACATAAATACCAGTTTTTtgacgaaaacaaaaaatcgcctTTACTCCATTGCAATAAGAGCTATATTCGAGTGGCGCGCCTCACCTTGACGTAGGAAGCGGGGAACCAGCCGACCTGCCGGTTCCTGCCCTTGGCCTGCAGCTCGCCCTCCCACCAGCCGCTGTCGGCCTTCTTGCGCACCACCAGCAGCTGTCCCTTCATCAGACTCAGCTGCTCCGGGCTGGAGGCAGACATGACAATAACATCGGACATCGAGTACACAGACGAGCAGGATTGCTGCCGTCAATGGACAACACTCATATCCCGAGAATGGAACattggatatttttatttattgcttaggtaggtagTCGAGCTGAtggtctttttatttatttatttttattgcccttgtaggctgacgagcatagggcccacttaatggtgagtggttaccgtcgcccatggacttcagcaataccaggggcatagccaagcctaccgttaagtactcccaataagccttgtttgaagaaggacatgtcatagcgctcgggaaacaccgtggagaggagctcattccatagccggatggtacgtggcagaaaagacagctggaaacgcactgtctaCCTGATGTTCACTTATCATCGGAGTCCGTAGACATTCACCATGTCAAAGTCGACTTCCACCCTGAGTTTTAAGTCTTAGTttaaacagtacaacggctgcagcAGTAATGGTGAGGGTCCCCTGGCGGGTGCGGTACCTGGTGGCGGTGTAGCTGGCGAGCGCCTGCACTATCTCGTGCTTGCGGCGGCCGGTGACGGAGTCGCGCCCGGAGTCGCGGCGCGCCCCCGCGGCGGAGGGGGGCCGCGCGGGGTCCGTGATCATGGCCACCTCTGACGATATCGGCGTCGAGGACTTCTGGTCCTGCGCCAACAGAAACGTCACAGATGTATATGCGAGTTCGTTAGAGGTCCATATCAGCTAGGTCAGAGATCGGGGAACCgtggtaatttatttatttttttatttaatatattttgtacacacagctattagaaaagacacgtcaataaggatacagagtacaagggcactacttatttcatgctgaaatctcttccagtaggcccgcaaaaggaaaaaagaattaggaacacaaacctagtgcattttatttttttaattgcttagatgggtggacgagctcacagcccacctggtgttaagtggttactggagcacatagacatctacaacgtaaatgcaacacccagcttgaaatataagttctaaggtatggttacaaaggctgcccacccttcaaacggaaaggcattactgcttcacggcagaaataggcagggcggcggtacctacccgcgcggactcacaagaggtcctaccaccccaaatggggtaaaatgaaattttagggaggaaaaatgaaatttttgtgagtaaaaagtatacatcaaagtgaaacttctttagaatcgttgtgatttcaatctcaaaacaagaaattatcatttacttatattttctgtGGGGGCGATTTTTGTTCCTCAactgtatattacatatattattattattaccgttATGTATTACTAGGTATTGCATTGATAAATAATGATGTTTAATGTGATGTtaataaatgatgtttaaattatatttttagttattgttttcttttcaaaactatcatgggggctatagtATGAAAGATGCTATtataaaaagaagcgatttcgtttttatttttgctcTTCGCCAgagggtaatatcaacttacacaaaaatattttggggtaataattaaaaaagttcctcgACCGCcgagctcggtggaagatctcgTTCCCTCTCTAAATAAGACTGcacaaaggacaatgcccattttctatgggcgtatgggcccctaaaaaaagttgtcgcgtcatgatggttttaacttattttgatagacaaagaaatatcgtttcatattcagaaaactatttttatattctcacccagatttaagagaaatctgtttttttctgcagctaaaattaagttgttaattgtttttttcgaaatcaataatcgctctcataattatttacagtattaaataagttaattgtggttaatgttgctagaaataagcccttacgtacattttattattattatatcctcataataatattaaaatgaaataaaaatccggaagccgacaacgatattgttgttgttgtttttaaattcgccaataagcaggcaaagcgcgtagcctatacagcctagtctgtcgtagttatattttgtatctctttttattgctttttgggagttttgacgtcaactcgatgaatagctcattgagtgagcgtgaatttccgcagaccttttatcttgaaaaaaagaacagtcactactatgttagccacagttttattccaatgcctcaataatcgtgaacaacgattattgacgtttaatacacaaaacaacgctcaatttatatattatacatcacaataaactattaaaaaaacataaaataaaacttcaagtgacgcttcactcgggttgctgccaaaactctctgatcatattattatataagaatagagtaatggtaggccattgagattttcactaatggaatcattaatatctaaaaatattaaataattcatggtgttaagtaataattattattacaatatataaatattgaattgaacaaaaataaactaaaaagtctgaattataaccattacttatttttttttaatttgttgttcaagtcacagacaactctttcgtttggcagcTTATAGGTTTACtgtaaggctgtatgggctaagccctttgcctattggcgaatttaaaaactatgccactaagttttgggatgttagttatcaaataagtaatttatttttttgtaaaacaatgccaggtttaaagaaatgttgatacataaactaaacaacgtaaaaaaataaggcatagtttttcaagtacaaatagttttgacataaagttggcccacttttgggcattgtcctttactaGACTGCGGTCTGAATCTGTAGTTGCagtagaacttttttttaagggattttatgacctggtaactaagaccatgtcttattttaacttatattcatatttttatgaaaaatgttattatggagtgaaatgaaatgaagacgattagtttgagacattaatcaacttggatgaaattaaatgaaatgagatgagatgaaatgggatgaaatataatctcagtaaaatggtggtcatttattaagattttttcagtggactttttggaggatcccgagaagtatgtccaacggctttgtttcattttcccacacttgtgcacagatattaaacagttaataaaccaccattattacacatttaaacccgaagaaacactaaatagacaaaataaagcaaatcacacaacttcactcctcttctcgcgtttccgccaaaaagtccctagCAGTAAAACTACTAGCCATTGGCTATCTACCTTCCAGAGTTCAAAAAGGGGGGGTAGTTTGATATTTTGGGGCTGACCTGAGAGGCAGGTATCGGCGGAGTTGTGTTGGGGGGCGACGTGTCCTCCTGCTCGGGCGCGGCGGGGGGTGCGGGGGACGCCTCGGCCGGGGCGGAGTCCTGGGGCTCCGAGGTGGCCGCGGGCGCTGCCTCCCGGGACACGTAGTTCGAGGGGAATATGCCGGTCCTGTGTGaggaaattgaattttttttttatataaatctaAATTTCGTACGTCGTAAAGGAAACTGTGGTTTATCTCGGATATCGAACGACGCTAAAACGATTCCGAAAATCGTTACCGATATTTATAAAGtcgttacgattttattttatttttttattatttatgcccGAAGTATTAACAaacccttcttttttttttttttttttcctacctaagctgatagccctagcagctatgtcagcgtaaccctaactttagtaggtgagctcacggggctcaaacctgacgatgttgctaacacgaaccctagcaagagccgtgcttcgcagaatctaccaccggatcggaaacgcgacccactgagaagatccggcgagaaactcagtgggctacaaACCCTACTtacttaaacaaaacaaataagagCCATTAGGTTGGATGTCGGCATCTTCCAATTTATAAAGTCCGACATTTAGATTCGTTTCGTTCTTAGTTTGCTAGAAGCACACACAGCACGGTGCCGCCCCCCCGTCCCCTCCACTGACCTGGCCCCGATCCTGCCGGTCCACCAGTCGCCGTCGCGCCGCACCACCTCGATCCTCTCGCCGGCCTCGAACACCAGGTCGCCGGGCTCCGAGGAGCTGTACGGGTACGACGCTATGTAGAACTCGCCGTCGTCTTCAACAGAAACGGGCTCGCTTACCGTCCGGCCGGGATCTACTGCGATCATTTATAAGTAAAATACGATCAAAAAAGAAAACGTTCCTATATGTTGGCACTGCAGAGCTGGTCTGCGGACCCTCGACCGCAGCAGAACTCCTGAACGGCCACTGGTAAGCCCATCGAGTTTGGGCTCGTTAGATTTGTCTCTACTAGCCCTATACACAGGGTGTGCGTTTTTTAGTGTGTGTTCACTGACCTACTGCCGGCAGCGCGCCCCCGAGGTCGCTGGTGGCCTCCTGTTCGGGTACCTCCGCTATCCCTGTGGAATGTTCGAGTAAGGTTTATTCGAGTACACTTTATCAGCGGTCACGGCTGGAGAAGTCCTCGAGAAACACAAACTCTTCTCCAAAAGTGACATACAAACTTTACAACACTTTTATATGAATGTGTATTTATTAAGATCTAGGGTCACGCATATtatatactgttacgccggtaagagtgacGCTATCTGTCGTCGAATACAAGAAGCGAATATTAAAAGCtctagtaatatcgagaacgctcgaagagtgtaacgccatctattatcaaacaGCGAAAACACATATCGACACGACTAGACCTATCGGGAATGTTCTTGATAATCGTAGAgttgtcgtatcgactataaaagcgttgcagtgaTGACGCGAAGTAatcggatcacctgaagcgaaacggaagaagcgaattgcgATTTGTAAAGTGCTCTGAgtgttaaatagttttaatttgtacttcggtggccattttatttatcccgaacctcagCGCGTAAAGGTACTGAGTATGTTTGTTTAGACAGCACTTCCTTGGGGGATTCAAACGCTCGGGTCGCGTGCACCGGGCGTCGCACACATCAGGCCGCGGACGCCTTTATAATAATGTTAccccggtaagagtaacgccatgtATCAccaaatagtcgaacgaatatcgaagaatctagtagcacctagaacgcttgagaagtacaacgccatctattgtcagatagcagagacacaatactcgaaatgtgtggaatattctcgataattctagggatcacctgaagcgtagtagcgaattaagaattttaaggtgtttgttaaatgttttaagtgttgaatacaattttattcTGTACTtcggtataatttttttatttatcccgaaccccagcgcataACAATAATAACCGGGTACAAGTCATACCGGGACATCTGGCTCCTGGATCCCCCTATGGGAACTGGAGcctgatatacatacttatataccaGGCCTGGGCAAATGGCGGCCCGCGGTAGAATTTCGTCTGGCCCGTGAAGCATTGtatatatcattattattaaaaacataaatattagtttttgtctaACATAAATTGGTgcataaatttttttagataaaatattaggcACTACTGATACACATTATCAGGGCCGGTGGGAGCCAAAATTTTCTCCCGGACAACCGCTCTTTTCAGCGCCTCCTAttcgaaaatataattatgataattgaAATCACACTATGTATAATAGTCgcacaatataaaattagaaaaaaaaaacagtttggcCCGTAGGCAAATTTTCATCTGCAATGTGGCCcgactatcaaaatatttgcccACCCCTGGTCTAGAAGGACCCCCGACCCTAGGTTCAGTCTCTTTACCTTCAAGCTGCGTCTTTGGCTCGAGGGTCTCGATGACCTCGGTGACGAACGCGGTGGGAGCGTTGAGGTCCTCCACGTACGATTCCGGGAACCAGCCGCTCTGACCTGGGACCGAGTTCAACCTTCATTTTGACATCTTGTGCGTACAACCTGTCCCTCCCGGATTTTGTCTCGAGGGGGGACCGGACTCTTGGGCGAGAGTGGAGGGGAGTCGTTTATAGGTGACCGTGACTACCTTAGTGGTTGCATATACAATGCCCCCCACTCCCCACCTGCAGTCCCCGTGGGGGTATCGACCACGCCCAAAAAAAGGTTATAGTACCATCAAGCtcattactgccgtgaagctgtaacgcTTTAAAGAGTGCTGTGAAACTGATATTTTGACCTCATATTCATTGACCTCAAAGCTGATAGCGGAGTGTTGTAGCGGCGATGTCTCCAGattccggtaaacacttaacatcaggtagtgacattctggtggtaggacctcttgagagtccgcgcgggtaggcaccaccgccctgcctatttctgccgtgaagcagtaatgcgtttcggtttgaaggggcagccgttgtaactatactgagaccttagaactcatatctcaagatgagtggcgcatttacgttgtagatgtaaccacttaacaccaggtgggctgtgagctcatccacccatctaagcaataaaaaaaaaagtgagaccgtgtggagcgcttcgtgatttgtcggcgccgctcggagccgcttcggcaagccaatcgcggcacacttattttttcgtttcgtttcatttcgtttcatcaagtttgaaatcacaacgattctaaagaagtttattATTGATGCGGTCCCCGTACCCCTGGCGCTGCCCCAGGCCCAGCCGGGCTCtggcgcggcggggggcgcgcgcgGCACGATGAGGTCCCCGGGCTGCACGCTCAGCTCGTCGGCGCTGCGCCCCACGAACGGGTACACGCAGCGCCACCGCGGCGGCTGCGGGCCCTCGCCCCCGGGGGCTGCGGTCTGCACCGTCTCCGTGGCTGGAACGACGAAACTATTCGTTACAAAAAAATAGTGAAAACCTGTAGTTaggataggtaccatcatcctgctTGCTTTCGACGCCAAATTACGTCAGcttttaaaatacaatcgaGATATCATATGTGATGTCCGTGGGTCTCATAAACCTCTCAGCGTCGAGCCGCGAGTCCGTCCatcgatttaaaattttaaaatagatttatcAGCAGaccagatatatatatatatatgaacatAAACAGCATCTGTAGTTACGCTAGGTCGAGCGCAGACGCTCATTCAGCGGGCCCGCAATGTACGACGTATGATTGGAAGTCGTTGACCTCGCgagaatttttattacattactcgctctaaaaaaattaaaaaaattgtgcgCGTGCAGCTTTGTGCACGCGAAAGAAGTGAAACCTCTTTTGCGGTCTAtagtattatgattttttttttagaacctAATCTAACACACCGTTGTCAATATAGCGGTTTATATGAAATCCGATAGAtgtcgctaaaataatgttactGTCATCTATAGGAGgaatgagaaactaataacaCGCCAGtcgccatctagtggccgacgcccgtaaacaaaatgtgtgtaagaggaacgacctagctcgctttctccctctctgcgcggtcgagtggttcgcgagacgctctgccTACTCTCTCACTccgtctaaagaagtttcacttcattaagGTTAATAGCGGCTTCTGCACGTGGTCCGTGCGCCCGTGGACCGTACCGGTGGTGGTGGGCGCGTCGCCCCACGCGTCCTCGGCCGGGGGGGAGCTCCACGCGGCGTCCGCGGCGCCCCAGTCCGCGTCTGCACATtcatataaattaataacaaactaCCCTCCAATTGAATTCTATTTTACTGCAATAATTCGACAGGTGAAAGGGTATTTGggttaagcgaaatttttggAACAACACAGgactatttaaagtttaagcatttggtaaaaatatcataatcatcaatcatttactggtggtaggacctcttgtgagtccgcacgggtaggtaccaccaccctgcctatttctaccgtgaagcagtaatgcgtttcggttgaagggtggggcagccgttgtaactatactgagaccttagaactcatatctcaaggcgggtggcgcatgtacgttgtggatgtctatgggctccagtaaccacttaacaccaggtgggctatgagctcgtccacccatctaagcaataaaaataaaataaaaaaatgtggtaGTAAGTGACGGAGTCCCTCACCGCTGCTGCCCCAGGTCCCCTCCGCGGGCGCCGTGTTCCTCCTCTCGATGTACTCGTTCCGTTTCTCCTCGTACAGCTTCCACACCTTCTCGCACTTGTCGCTGAGCGTCGCTACCGTCGCGTTCAGCTCCGCCAGCTGGGCCTCGTTGTGCTGCAGGTCCGCGGTCTTCGATTCAACGATAGCTTTGGCGGCCTCCACCTGCGTGGCGGGTACAGCGATGAAGCGAGCGCGCAATGTAAGCGAACATCGCGCGAGGTCGTCGACCTCGACTACGGAATGAACTTCGTCGTACATTACCGGGCGCTGCGATATTTGTTTTAGTGtgaaccacaaaaaaaaaattgtgtgaaCCAGTGGttcctttttttccctacctatgttgatagccttgagaggctatttctgcttctccttgacgtgtaggtgagctcacggggttcaaaccgggagtgttgctaacactggccctagtaagagcagtgcttcgcagaatctaccaccggatcggaaacgcgacccactgagaagacccggcaagaaactcagtgggctgtgtctgtgagttagttcgctcgtcgaactcttcgtcgcaagcggttcgacgaggacggtgaccggtgtggTCTCTAAGTAGTCGTAATGAAGTGATGAAGGATCTTGTAAATTTTTTAGAAaccaaaaatttataaaatttaatcaattttgtCTATAAAACACCTAGTGAAAGTCATAATtttgtattgttattattttaattgctgACAAATAATTACTCGTGTTATTTTCATGACGATTtatatgttttgtattttttactaaATGGTAAATTTAATCGAGAGTGGGTAACACCGAACATGATTCCATTCATCATGGCGGACgaacatcaaaatcgattctcTCTTTAAATCTaaatcactaattattattgCAATCCGTGATTGTTTAAGCGAATTAACCGTCTGTATAACCACAGTGGTCCATGGTCAACACTGCGGTCTATATATTTCAACTTTTCTTGGAGTTCAACGCCCGCAATGAACTCCTGTGCTGACGAGTCCACGGGTCAACAGCCAAGTGGGACAATAACTGTCCCCCCCCCATAGATACCAGTTAGAATGTCACACAGCTCACCTTCTCCCGGAGTTGCTTGAGCGTGACCTCCATCATGCTGAGTTTCCCATCCTCACCAGCGCCCTCTGCGGCTTTAGCCTGAACCAAATAAAGAACATTAAACACCCTCGCTCCGTGaaagatgataatgatgataataatttatcCCTAATGGGAAAGGCAAAGGACTTAAGTCCATACAGCCAGGTCTTGTTCTTGTCTTGGTAATAATTGGAGAATATTGGTAGTTTTAAAGGCCGAAGCCACGTCTTCATTGTTCTTGATCGTAAGGCCGAAGCCATGTCTTGTCTTATCGCTCAGTGAAAGATAGGTGGACAGttttgacagctgtcagttCTGACACCTGTCAGGAGCGCAACACACGCACCTTGGCGTCCAACTCCGCCTTCTCTTTGTTCAAAGCGATCTGCTTCGCGTTGAGCTCCTTGACTCGCGCCTTCAGCTGCTGCATCTCCGCCATGCTGGAGTCCCGGTCGGACCTGGACCAATTAACGAGGTTCAGTTACTTTCACATTGACTTGAATACTTACTTGtggtccccgcagtagtcgaaattcgactataattatttttatttttattttttttattgcccttgtaggcagacgagcatacggcccacctgatggtcagtggttaccgttgcccatggacttcagcaatgccaggggcagaaccaagccgctgcctaccgctaataattgaaattataagtttgaacattcttattggttctattatcaaagactatttatacttctttaatcacagatttcgccaagactacactatagacaaataatgttaaggacaaaaaatattaatctattctcaattaccACAGGCTTTAAAGAATAACATAATATTCACAATTGACAAtttacaaagagtatatttataagtATGTGTTGtgacaaatacatggtagtgtgtgtaatgttttctttatcgatttaatgtatcttttatgcattgtttttaaaaaaatattagcattgtgcacttcttctctatattctctataagtgtgaaaaatttcatactcctccgtccgcgcaattttcgtaaaaagggatacaaagtttttgcttcacgtattaatataaatggtcGGAGTCCACGGACATCAGGATGTCGAGCGCGTGTGCCGGGGCGCTCACCTCATGCCGTCTATGGTCCGCTTgtcg
The sequence above is drawn from the Bombyx mori chromosome 11, ASM3026992v2 genome and encodes:
- the LOC101737181 gene encoding intersectin-2 isoform X4; the protein is MMADPWTIQAHEHAKFSEHFRNLGPVNGNLTGEQAKRFMLQSQLPPPVLGQIWSLADTNADGKLDLKEFSIACKIINLKLRGLEVPKMLPPSLIASLSPTGSVVTSPEVPMGVMSPPPMEWGVPQPQKLKYTQLFNATDRAKTGSVSGTQARSIMLQSRLPQQSLAQIWALADLDADGKLGCEEFVLAMYLCEKATQGEPVPARLPPELIPPSFRRESVSSTSSAKSYEERRRENMARGQAELERRRTQLADAQMKEKAERERKEREEAEKREKLRLEAQQREQEELLRKQKEEQEKREAARKEMERQCQLEWEKKRTRELEALRSEEQSKVLSLKAKCQSLSAQLGAESVRCSTLAASIRDTRTAVAADKRTIDGMRSDRDSSMAEMQQLKARVKELNAKQIALNKEKAELDAKAKAAEGAGEDGKLSMMEVTLKQLREKVEAAKAIVESKTADLQHNEAQLAELNATVATLSDKCEKVWKLYEEKRNEYIERRNTAPAEGTWGSSDADWGAADAAWSSPPAEDAWGDAPTTTATETVQTAAPGGEGPQPPRWRCVYPFVGRSADELSVQPGDLIVPRAPPAAPEPGWAWGSARGQSGWFPESYVEDLNAPTAFVTEVIETLEPKTQLEGIAEVPEQEATSDLGGALPAVVDPGRTVSEPVSVEDDGEFYIASYPYSSSEPGDLVFEAGERIEVVRRDGDWWTGRIGARTGIFPSNYVSREAAPAATSEPQDSAPAEASPAPPAAPEQEDTSPPNTTPPIPASQDQKSSTPISSEVAMITDPARPPSAAGARRDSGRDSVTGRRKHEIVQALASYTATSPEQLSLMKGQLLVVRKKADSGWWEGELQAKGRNRQVGWFPASYVKVLQSSGRTSGRTTPVLSSKMDALPTETVIDKVVALYPYTAQNADELSFEKDDIIAVTDRSQDPAWWQGELRGMVGLFPSNYVTKLVN